The Candidatus Malacoplasma girerdii genome has a segment encoding these proteins:
- a CDS encoding small primase-like protein encodes MQSLFNVDTIETNGSVLKKETINLIQLVAKKRGVILFLDPDYMGEKIRKQLVEHLESCKQAFIDFKDWKSKKHGVNEASDQAIIDAITNACTFTKKEAPTLNWTDYLKLNLDTKLKRAKLCQALHISYANHKQLFKRLNMIGKTYNQLKELIYE; translated from the coding sequence TTGCAATCACTTTTTAATGTTGATACCATTGAAACCAATGGTTCAGTTCTTAAAAAAGAAACAATTAATTTAATTCAATTAGTTGCTAAAAAACGTGGCGTTATTTTATTTCTTGATCCCGATTACATGGGTGAAAAAATTCGCAAACAATTAGTTGAACATTTAGAATCATGCAAGCAGGCTTTTATTGATTTCAAGGATTGAAAATCGAAAAAACATGGTGTCAATGAAGCAAGCGATCAAGCAATTATTGATGCGATTACTAATGCATGCACATTTACTAAAAAAGAAGCACCTACTTTAAATTGAACCGACTATTTAAAGTTAAACTTAGATACAAAATTAAAACGAGCTAAATTATGTCAAGCACTACATATTAGTTATGCGAACCATAAACAATTATTTAAACGCCTAAATATGATTGGTAAGACTTATAATCAATTAAAAGAATTAATTTATGAATAA
- a CDS encoding phosphoribosylpyrophosphate synthetase, whose product MSFENIKIIGLTGGKHLANKISEYTGIEMVDVTVNHFADGEIFVKHNSTVRHQTVIVVQSLIKPVNESIMELLICLDALKRAAAERIIVITPYYAYARQDRKANGREPITSKLLASLLEVAGANHVVILDVHSSQTQGFFSIPVDTLSVSYLLIAEAIKKLDHSNLCVVAPDYGGVKRTRDIAKLLNCSVAILDKRRPKPNQAEILNVLGDVKDKDCLIVDDMIDTAGTICLAAQISKKQGAKSVNVLATHGILSDPAKDRLKACFKNNEIKTLYLSNTIPYVSDFKDKHVVVVDISNWLAGIVDILVSHNKSLSEYMMSFNHCISDQILNPKCAKTNCLKIKKKSKLKK is encoded by the coding sequence ATGAGTTTCGAAAATATTAAGATTATAGGATTAACTGGTGGGAAACATTTGGCCAATAAAATATCTGAATATACAGGTATTGAAATGGTTGATGTTACTGTTAATCATTTTGCTGATGGTGAAATCTTTGTTAAGCATAATAGCACTGTTCGTCACCAAACAGTTATTGTTGTGCAATCATTAATTAAACCTGTTAATGAATCTATAATGGAATTATTAATTTGTCTAGATGCATTAAAACGTGCTGCAGCTGAACGAATTATTGTAATTACACCTTATTATGCTTATGCACGACAAGATCGTAAGGCAAACGGAAGAGAGCCTATAACCAGTAAATTATTAGCCTCATTATTAGAAGTTGCTGGGGCAAATCATGTAGTTATTCTCGATGTTCATAGTTCCCAAACTCAAGGATTTTTTAGTATTCCTGTAGATACATTATCAGTAAGTTATTTACTGATAGCTGAAGCAATTAAGAAATTGGATCATTCTAACCTATGTGTGGTAGCTCCAGACTATGGTGGTGTAAAAAGAACACGTGATATTGCTAAATTGTTAAATTGTTCAGTAGCAATTTTAGACAAACGACGTCCAAAACCAAACCAAGCAGAAATTTTAAATGTTTTAGGAGATGTTAAAGATAAAGATTGTTTAATTGTTGATGATATGATTGATACAGCAGGAACCATTTGTCTTGCTGCACAAATCTCTAAAAAGCAGGGAGCAAAAAGTGTTAATGTATTAGCAACACATGGAATTTTAAGTGACCCAGCTAAAGACAGATTAAAAGCTTGTTTTAAAAATAACGAAATTAAAACTTTATACTTATCCAATACTATTCCTTATGTTAGTGATTTTAAAGATAAACACGTTGTTGTTGTTGATATTTCTAATTGATTAGCTGGAATAGTTGATATTCTTGTAAGTCACAATAAATCACTATCTGAATATATGATGTCATTTAATCATTGCATTAGTGACCAAATTTTAAATCCAAAATGTGCCAAAACAAATTGTTTAAAAATAAAGAAAAAAAGCAAATTAAAGAAGTAA
- a CDS encoding BspA-like protein → MVISNPHTHTHSSLVVESKTTNDISWNIDGNGNIKPSDKSKVSGTIEIPSEVSGKPVTGIARFAFWNCTSLTSVTFAENSKLTSIGGSAFESCTSLTSIVFTKNSQLNSIVDSAFSRCSALTSINIPSGVTQIGPNAFDNCVKLTAVNFTDDSKLTSIGAYAFTNCSVLTSITIPNSVTSIGGSAFESCTSLTSIVFTKNSQLNSIGDSAFSRCSALTSINIPSGVTSIGFMAFNSCTSLKNINIPNNVTSIGDLAFSKCSALTSINIPSSVTSIGGSAFESCTSLTSIVFTKNSQLNSIGDSAFSRCSALTSITIPNSVTNIGKSAFEDCDKLTDVYLIWDENQIKKLQINDCIFNSTRGQITINFYIPKGMKELYITQTKDWFDASVVPNWIDDIVPPTPTPTNSSNLALILGLIFGSIALTGIGSYLGYRYYKHRKNSKK, encoded by the coding sequence ATGGTTATATCTAATCCACACACACACACACACAGTAGTTTAGTTGTTGAAAGCAAAACAACAAATGATATTAGTTGAAATATTGATGGTAATGGAAATATAAAACCCTCTGATAAATCAAAAGTTTCAGGTACTATAGAAATTCCTTCCGAAGTATCTGGAAAACCTGTTACTGGAATTGCTAGATTTGCTTTTTGAAATTGCACTTCATTAACAAGTGTTACTTTTGCTGAAAATAGTAAATTAACTAGTATTGGTGGAAGTGCTTTTGAAAGTTGTACTTCATTAACAAGTATTGTTTTCACTAAAAATAGTCAATTAAATAGTATTGTCGATAGTGCATTTAGTCGTTGCAGTGCATTAACAAGTATCAATATTCCAAGTGGTGTAACTCAAATAGGTCCAAATGCTTTTGATAATTGTGTAAAATTAACAGCTGTTAATTTTACTGATGATAGTAAATTAACTAGTATTGGTGCTTATGCTTTTACTAATTGTAGTGTATTAACAAGTATCACTATTCCAAACAGTGTAACTAGTATTGGTGGAAGTGCTTTTGAAAGTTGTACTTCATTAACAAGTATTGTTTTCACTAAAAATAGTCAATTAAATAGTATTGGCGATAGTGCATTTAGTCGTTGCAGTGCATTAACAAGTATCAATATTCCAAGTGGTGTAACTAGTATTGGTTTTATGGCTTTTAATAGCTGTACTTCATTAAAAAACATTAATATTCCAAACAATGTAACTAGTATTGGTGATTTGGCTTTTAGTAAATGCAGTGCATTAACAAGTATCAATATTCCAAGTAGTGTAACTAGTATTGGTGGAAGTGCTTTTGAAAGTTGTACTTCATTAACAAGTATTGTTTTCACTAAAAATAGTCAATTAAATAGTATTGGCGATAGTGCATTTAGTCGTTGCAGTGCATTAACAAGTATTACTATTCCAAATAGTGTAACTAATATTGGTAAAAGTGCTTTTGAAGACTGCGATAAATTAACTGACGTTTATTTAATTTGAGATGAAAATCAAATTAAAAAGCTTCAAATTAATGATTGTATTTTTAATAGTACTAGAGGACAAATAACTATCAACTTTTACATTCCAAAAGGAATGAAAGAACTATATATAACACAAACTAAAGATTGATTTGATGCCTCTGTTGTGCCTAATTGAATTGATGATATTGTCCCACCAACTCCTACACCTACTAATTCATCAAATCTAGCTTTAATCTTAGGTTTAATTTTTGGTTCTATTGCTTTAACTGGAATTGGAAGTTACTTGGGATATCGTTATTACAAACACCGTAAAAACAGTAAAAAGTAA
- a CDS encoding BspA-like protein codes for MWFYLIHTHTHSSLVVESKTTNDINWSIDDNGNIKPSDRSKVSGAIEIPAKVNVGTVDKPVTGIARFAFWNCTSLTSVTFAEGSQLTSIGDNAFNGCSALTSITIPSNVTSIGERAFSDCSSLTSITIPSGLTQIGPKAFDNCVKLTAVNFTDDSKLNNIGDEAFDGCASLTSINIPNSVTSIGDYAFVSCPLTNIKFTDNDTYKRVSTKSKDGKEIGVYIINKNGDLSNNTVTGCLAYGKIDIKLPDGKTNISDYAFSGCSSLTNVTIPNSVTNIGESAFEDCDKLTDVYLSWDENQIKKLQIDDYVFDSTTKKITINFHIPKGMKELYIAKTKGWFDGSVVPNWIEDNSPAPSSNSNLPLILGLIFGSIILIGIGSYLGYRYYKHRKNSKK; via the coding sequence GTGTGATTTTATCTAATCCACACACACACACACAGTAGTTTAGTTGTTGAAAGCAAAACAACAAATGATATTAATTGAAGTATTGATGATAATGGAAATATAAAACCCTCTGATAGATCAAAAGTTTCAGGCGCTATAGAAATTCCTGCAAAAGTTAATGTTGGTACTGTTGACAAACCTGTTACTGGAATTGCTAGATTTGCTTTTTGAAATTGCACTTCATTAACAAGTGTTACTTTTGCTGAAGGTAGTCAATTAACTAGTATTGGTGATAATGCTTTTAATGGATGCAGTGCGTTAACAAGTATTACTATTCCAAGCAATGTAACTAGTATTGGCGAAAGAGCCTTTAGTGATTGTAGTTCATTAACAAGTATCACTATTCCAAGTGGTTTAACTCAAATAGGTCCAAAAGCTTTTGATAATTGTGTAAAATTAACAGCTGTTAATTTTACTGATGATAGTAAACTAAATAATATTGGAGATGAAGCTTTTGATGGTTGTGCTTCATTAACAAGTATTAATATTCCAAATAGTGTAACTAGTATTGGCGATTATGCTTTTGTTTCTTGTCCATTAACTAATATTAAATTTACTGACAATGATACTTATAAACGTGTTTCAACAAAATCTAAAGATGGAAAAGAAATTGGGGTTTATATTATTAATAAAAATGGTGATTTAAGCAATAACACTGTTACTGGTTGTTTAGCTTATGGAAAAATTGATATTAAACTTCCTGATGGAAAAACTAATATTAGTGATTATGCTTTTAGTGGTTGCAGTTCGTTAACAAATGTTACTATTCCAAATAGTGTAACTAATATTGGTGAAAGTGCTTTTGAAGACTGCGATAAATTAACTGACGTTTATTTAAGTTGAGATGAAAATCAAATTAAAAAGCTTCAAATTGATGATTATGTTTTTGATAGTACTACTAAAAAAATAACTATCAACTTTCACATTCCAAAAGGAATGAAAGAACTATATATAGCAAAAACTAAAGGTTGATTTGATGGCTCTGTTGTGCCTAATTGAATTGAAGATAATTCTCCAGCTCCGAGCTCCAATTCAAATTTACCATTAATTTTGGGTTTAATCTTTGGTTCAATTATCTTAATTGGAATTGGAAGTTACTTGGGATATCGATACTATAAACACCGTAAAAACAGTAAAAAATAA
- the ftsZ gene encoding cell division protein FtsZ — protein MSINKILDEIINNEKQNNPTIAISNDYNFVSNFDDLEEEFGQVKIKVIGVGGAGCNVIEDMLNEKQWDKNIEIYAFNTDWGALKRLHNRCNCFLLGRHELKGTGSGGNPLVGKQAAINDLDEIKQILNGTQLLILVAGLGKGTGSGATPEIAKLARSMGILTISIVNLPSIQAEGRKVYANSINNFKQIVANSDSYCSISNDKIIQVSPEEISLFKAFNKANQQVSSLINTITTMINVPTSINIDFADVKTFFTNARVFMPIAFSIDSDQYNFNAIKDSFHQTLKNSYSNVPIKNADSVLVNIKLPIETSLNLVTDIKTIFNQLTSNHEISLVYGIDKNQTDKQITLNALVASSVDEESVLNANNYNDLEIKKVSEVTNGKNDDLVNDWQFTDENNGLNSDDNNTKAEGLKTISFDDTTPNDTEHITTKLDSNKYKEIITKALKKKIKKDFETEINN, from the coding sequence ATGAGCATAAACAAAATTCTTGATGAAATTATTAACAACGAAAAACAAAATAACCCAACAATAGCCATTAGTAATGACTACAATTTTGTTAGTAATTTTGATGATTTAGAAGAAGAATTTGGCCAAGTAAAAATTAAAGTTATTGGTGTTGGCGGAGCAGGATGCAATGTTATTGAAGACATGCTGAACGAAAAACAGTGGGATAAAAACATCGAAATTTATGCATTTAATACCGATTGAGGTGCTTTAAAACGTTTACATAATCGATGCAATTGTTTTTTACTTGGACGTCATGAACTTAAAGGAACAGGAAGTGGTGGTAATCCATTAGTTGGTAAGCAGGCTGCTATTAATGATTTAGATGAAATTAAACAAATTTTAAATGGTACACAATTATTAATTTTAGTTGCTGGTCTTGGAAAAGGTACAGGAAGTGGGGCCACTCCTGAAATTGCTAAATTAGCTCGAAGTATGGGAATTTTGACAATTAGTATTGTGAATTTACCAAGTATTCAAGCTGAAGGCCGAAAAGTCTATGCTAATAGCATTAATAATTTTAAGCAAATTGTAGCTAATAGTGATTCATACTGTTCAATTAGTAACGACAAAATTATTCAAGTTTCACCAGAAGAAATAAGCTTATTTAAAGCCTTTAACAAAGCTAATCAACAAGTCAGTAGCCTAATCAACACAATTACAACAATGATTAATGTGCCAACTAGTATTAATATTGATTTTGCTGATGTTAAAACATTTTTTACTAATGCAAGAGTGTTCATGCCAATTGCTTTTAGCATTGACAGTGATCAATACAATTTCAATGCAATCAAGGATTCATTTCATCAAACATTAAAAAATAGTTATTCAAATGTACCAATTAAAAATGCTGATAGTGTTTTGGTAAATATTAAATTACCAATTGAAACTTCATTAAATTTAGTTACTGATATTAAAACAATTTTTAATCAATTAACATCAAATCATGAAATATCTTTAGTTTATGGAATTGATAAAAATCAAACTGATAAGCAAATTACTTTAAATGCTCTTGTTGCTTCAAGTGTAGATGAAGAAAGCGTTTTGAATGCTAATAATTACAATGATCTTGAAATTAAAAAAGTTAGTGAAGTAACTAATGGTAAAAACGATGATTTAGTTAATGATTGGCAATTCACTGATGAAAACAATGGATTAAACAGTGATGATAATAATACTAAAGCAGAAGGTTTAAAAACAATATCGTTTGATGATACAACTCCAAATGATACCGAACACATTACAACAAAATTAGACAGTAATAAATACAAAGAAATTATTACAAAAGCTTTAAAAAAGAAAATTAAAAAGGATTTTGAAACTGAAATTAATAATTAA
- the mraW gene encoding S-adenosyl-methyltransferase MraW has product MKLHITNLKLKLIKHTLILLTKLMITMSSNLHIPVLAKEVLESLNINPAGVYLDGTAGMGGHSQLIANKLTTGKLICLDQDQFAIDQLQKKFKNNDKVIIVKNSFSNIKDILNQLKLSGVDGVLLDLGVSSPMFDVPERGFSYKHEGQLDMRMDQSQELNAFRVVNFYPEKDLKDIFAKYGESFEANKVAHAIITARKSKLINTTNELVEIIKDSVSTKTLHLKKHPARIYFQALRMEVNNELNVLKKCLNDLKTILNVKGRMAIITYHSLEDRLVKETFYHYTHSSLPIEIPLNESIDFQLVNKKPITPSSNEINDNNRSRSAKLRVIERVK; this is encoded by the coding sequence ATGAAACTACATATAACCAATTTAAAACTGAAACTGATAAAACATACATTGATATTGCTGACAAAATTGATGATCACTATGAGTTCTAATTTACATATTCCAGTGCTAGCTAAAGAAGTACTAGAATCATTGAACATCAATCCGGCAGGAGTTTATCTTGATGGAACTGCAGGAATGGGCGGACATAGCCAATTAATTGCAAACAAATTAACTACGGGAAAGCTAATTTGTCTAGATCAAGACCAATTTGCGATTGATCAATTGCAAAAAAAATTTAAAAACAATGACAAGGTTATTATCGTTAAAAATAGCTTCAGTAACATTAAAGATATTTTAAACCAATTAAAACTATCTGGAGTTGATGGTGTGTTGTTAGATCTTGGTGTATCAAGCCCAATGTTTGATGTACCAGAACGAGGATTTAGTTATAAACATGAAGGACAACTTGATATGCGCATGGATCAAAGTCAAGAGTTAAATGCATTTCGTGTTGTAAATTTTTATCCAGAAAAAGATTTAAAAGATATTTTCGCAAAATATGGTGAAAGTTTTGAAGCAAATAAAGTAGCACATGCAATTATAACAGCAAGAAAATCAAAATTAATTAATACTACGAATGAATTAGTTGAAATTATTAAAGATAGTGTATCAACTAAAACATTACATTTAAAAAAACATCCAGCACGAATTTATTTTCAAGCATTAAGAATGGAAGTGAATAATGAATTGAATGTTTTAAAGAAGTGTTTGAATGATTTAAAAACAATTCTTAATGTTAAGGGAAGAATGGCCATTATTACTTATCATTCGCTTGAAGACCGACTAGTAAAAGAAACGTTTTATCATTATACTCACAGTTCATTACCAATTGAAATTCCTTTAAATGAATCAATTGATTTTCAATTAGTAAATAAAAAGCCAATAACGCCTTCATCAAACGAGATTAATGATAATAATCGTAGTCGTAGTGCTAAGCTGCGAGTTATTGAAAGGGTTAAATAA
- the mraZ gene encoding cell division protein MraZ, with amino-acid sequence MFLGTFKHKLDSKKRLMLPSKIASKLSVDVVISKGFDGCLELRSAEAFNTYANKLMSYSSNKRESRILVRQLLANAIDLRTDKVNRILIPDTLLAETNIKNDVVIIGLGDKLEIWDETTYNQFKTETDKTYIDIADKIDDHYEF; translated from the coding sequence ATGTTCTTAGGTACCTTCAAACACAAGCTTGATAGTAAAAAACGATTAATGCTTCCTAGCAAAATTGCTAGTAAGCTAAGCGTTGATGTTGTTATTAGCAAAGGTTTTGACGGATGCTTAGAATTACGAAGTGCTGAAGCTTTTAACACTTATGCAAATAAATTAATGAGTTACAGCAGTAATAAGCGTGAAAGCCGGATTTTAGTACGTCAATTACTTGCTAATGCTATTGATTTACGAACTGATAAAGTTAACAGAATTCTAATTCCAGATACTTTATTAGCAGAAACAAACATTAAAAATGATGTTGTAATTATTGGTTTAGGTGATAAATTGGAAATATGGGATGAAACTACATATAACCAATTTAAAACTGAAACTGATAAAACATACATTGATATTGCTGACAAAATTGATGATCACTATGAGTTCTAA
- a CDS encoding cytosol aminopeptidase, giving the protein MFTINRKTKLIFNFSAISIKDTKAKDKKPYTIFDQGVNKYIVLDPTNVQMNDLDWSLSRAFSQLKQPTNIDLNSFIKLIKNTDVEAFLVSSFYNYEIVCTNPYDLHSKKIEPLAHNFIVNASVYKKHERVIKALIEASNFSRKLMLMPNKDLSPKNFVDLVIKEFKPYEHLVDINVLDYETMLNKGMGLITAVGRGSIKEYLPYMLSIRFKNTTNEFTLVGKGITFDTGGMDIKIQSYMLGMHMDMTGAAVTVGTMLALCKLGIKANYGVVVSLSNNDCGPWSYRCNDIYKSYNGLTVEISNTDAEGRLILADGMTYAIRDLKAKRLATIATLTGAILVAYGDVYTGHWTTEKTLGDKFAKSAMIVGEYTWPMPFHREYDDLIHNYTINADCINCAINKSVSSNTAAAFLHQFSENKPYMHFDIAGSSGRNFNGKNHPIPIMLRSVVNFVITNYAKRK; this is encoded by the coding sequence ATGTTTACAATTAATAGAAAAACTAAATTAATTTTTAATTTCAGCGCGATTAGTATCAAAGATACTAAAGCTAAAGATAAGAAACCATATACAATTTTTGATCAAGGCGTTAATAAATATATTGTTCTTGATCCAACAAACGTACAAATGAACGATTTAGATTGGTCACTTTCACGTGCTTTTAGTCAATTAAAGCAACCAACAAATATTGATCTAAATAGTTTTATTAAATTAATTAAAAATACTGATGTGGAAGCTTTCTTAGTTTCATCATTTTATAACTATGAAATTGTATGCACAAATCCATACGATTTACATAGTAAGAAAATAGAACCACTTGCTCACAATTTTATTGTTAATGCAAGTGTATACAAAAAACATGAAAGAGTAATTAAAGCTTTAATTGAAGCAAGTAATTTCTCACGTAAATTAATGCTAATGCCTAACAAAGATCTTTCACCAAAAAACTTTGTTGATCTAGTCATTAAAGAATTTAAACCATATGAACATTTAGTGGATATTAATGTTCTTGACTACGAAACAATGTTAAATAAAGGTATGGGATTGATTACTGCTGTTGGGCGTGGATCAATTAAAGAGTATTTGCCTTACATGTTATCAATTCGCTTTAAAAATACAACGAATGAATTTACACTTGTCGGTAAAGGAATCACTTTTGATACTGGTGGAATGGATATTAAAATTCAAAGCTATATGCTTGGAATGCATATGGATATGACCGGAGCAGCTGTTACAGTGGGAACAATGTTAGCTTTATGTAAATTAGGAATTAAAGCTAACTATGGTGTAGTTGTTTCATTAAGTAACAACGATTGTGGTCCATGAAGCTATCGTTGCAACGATATTTATAAATCTTATAACGGCTTAACTGTTGAAATTAGTAATACAGATGCTGAAGGTCGACTAATTCTTGCGGACGGAATGACTTATGCGATTCGTGATTTAAAAGCTAAACGATTAGCTACAATTGCAACACTTACAGGAGCAATTCTTGTTGCTTATGGAGATGTGTATACAGGTCACTGAACTACTGAAAAAACACTAGGGGATAAATTTGCTAAGAGTGCAATGATTGTTGGAGAATATACTTGGCCAATGCCATTCCATCGTGAATATGATGATTTAATTCATAATTACACCATTAATGCTGACTGCATTAACTGTGCCATAAATAAATCAGTAAGTAGTAATACTGCTGCAGCATTTTTACACCAATTTAGTGAAAACAAACCATACATGCACTTTGATATTGCAGGAAGTAGTGGACGCAATTTTAATGGAAAAAATCACCCAATTCCTATTATGTTACGAAGTGTAGTAAACTTTGTTATTACTAACTATGCAAAACGAAAATAA
- the truA gene encoding tRNA pseudouridine synthase A, whose protein sequence is MHYLVTVSYDGSNYHGFSRQKNALSIQGVIEDALQSIYRYPIKIIGSGRTDASVHAIDQKIQFTETKANLSTNKVKSLLNKYLPSDIHVVNVKLVNDKFHCLRDVKSKTYIYKINTNTYDVFLSRYMLFVDHKLNIKKLKDAMKLFIGEHDFLSFSSSELTNTIRIIYKFNVTYKKGIYTFKITGNGFLRYMVRMILGSIIAYHDNKLDLQSLRKLLLIPKKGSCQYKLSGNGLCLKKVTY, encoded by the coding sequence ATGCATTACTTAGTTACTGTAAGTTATGATGGCAGCAATTATCATGGATTCAGCCGTCAAAAAAATGCTCTTAGTATTCAAGGCGTAATTGAGGATGCTTTACAATCAATTTATCGCTATCCGATTAAAATTATTGGGAGTGGTAGAACTGATGCATCTGTTCATGCTATTGATCAAAAAATTCAGTTCACCGAAACTAAAGCAAACTTGTCTACTAATAAAGTTAAGTCTTTATTAAACAAATATTTGCCAAGCGATATTCATGTTGTAAATGTTAAACTAGTGAACGATAAATTTCACTGCTTAAGAGATGTTAAAAGTAAAACCTATATCTATAAAATTAACACCAACACATACGATGTTTTTTTAAGTCGTTATATGTTGTTCGTTGATCATAAACTCAATATAAAAAAGCTTAAGGATGCAATGAAACTGTTTATTGGTGAACATGATTTTTTATCATTTTCTTCTTCTGAATTAACTAATACAATCCGAATTATTTATAAATTTAATGTCACTTATAAAAAAGGAATTTACACTTTTAAAATCACAGGTAATGGTTTTTTGCGTTACATGGTAAGGATGATTCTTGGTAGTATTATTGCTTACCACGATAATAAACTAGATTTACAAAGTTTAAGAAAATTATTGTTAATTCCAAAAAAAGGTAGTTGCCAATATAAGTTAAGTGGCAACGGCTTATGTTTAAAAAAAGTTACATATTAA
- a CDS encoding ABC-type cobalt transport system permease component → MKSTFDNYLNRKSFWHSLNPVAKLIITIIMIVVIFMPIDIIGQVVILLTLSLMCFLGRIPLKTIKSILITWAVMLFILFIINWIAYKAPWLMVDYDKHTNWIFGQGLIDNQILIDINGHEHYCIFSPVWGGDIDPSLHTTIPSSDSYFNRYVMKVADNGDRIYLWYHVKWYALSAQVISNSFSVSFKILLMIMVITLLVSTTSEVQLTIAIEEILSPLKLFKIPVNEWAMTISIAIRFVPSLLSEAQNILRAQASRGVDFRNGNFKDKIKSLVSLIVPMFSVAFHKADDLSNTMEARNYSPRAIRTNYRNFGVSTKDFIALSIIGIIVGFLIFLSANRMIVGFIGWLELLIIY, encoded by the coding sequence ATGAAAAGCACTTTTGATAATTATTTAAATCGAAAATCGTTCTGACACTCGCTAAATCCGGTGGCAAAGTTAATTATTACAATCATCATGATTGTTGTTATTTTCATGCCGATTGATATCATTGGTCAAGTTGTCATTTTATTAACGCTTTCATTAATGTGTTTTTTAGGACGAATTCCATTAAAAACAATTAAATCAATTTTAATTACATGAGCTGTTATGTTGTTTATTCTTTTTATTATTAACTGAATCGCATATAAAGCACCGTGGTTAATGGTTGATTACGATAAACATACAAATTGAATCTTTGGACAGGGATTAATTGATAATCAAATTTTAATTGATATTAATGGACACGAACACTACTGTATTTTCTCTCCGGTTTGAGGTGGAGATATTGATCCTAGTTTACATACAACTATTCCTTCTAGCGATAGCTATTTTAATCGTTACGTCATGAAAGTTGCTGATAATGGTGATCGAATTTATTTGTGATACCATGTTAAATGATATGCTTTATCAGCTCAAGTTATTTCGAACAGCTTTAGCGTTTCATTTAAAATTCTTTTAATGATTATGGTTATTACTTTACTAGTTTCAACAACTAGTGAAGTGCAACTAACAATTGCTATTGAAGAAATTCTTTCACCATTAAAATTATTTAAAATTCCTGTCAACGAATGAGCAATGACTATTTCCATTGCCATTCGATTTGTTCCATCATTACTAAGTGAAGCACAAAATATTTTACGTGCTCAAGCTTCACGTGGAGTTGATTTCCGTAATGGTAATTTTAAGGATAAAATTAAATCGCTTGTTTCCCTTATTGTGCCAATGTTTAGTGTAGCTTTTCACAAAGCTGATGATTTAAGTAACACAATGGAAGCAAGAAACTATAGTCCAAGAGCAATAAGAACAAACTACCGTAATTTTGGTGTAAGCACAAAAGATTTTATTGCTTTAAGCATCATTGGTATTATTGTAGGATTTTTAATTTTTTTATCAGCTAATCGAATGATTGTTGGTTTCATTGGTTGATTAGAATTATTAATTATTTATTAA